The following are encoded together in the Culex pipiens pallens isolate TS chromosome 1, TS_CPP_V2, whole genome shotgun sequence genome:
- the LOC120429063 gene encoding E3 ubiquitin-protein ligase HECW2 isoform X2, with the protein MGVITKTISIVFSILFENEIMSYIPVEARSTQGSPNLNNTSRVPQRAPPPFRRDFEAKLRTFYRKLESKGFGQGPHKLKLHIRRSHLLEDAFRRIMSANKKDLQRGRLAVLWDTEEGLDYGGPSREFFFLLSRELFNPYYGLFEYSANDTYTVQVSPLSAFVDNSHDWFRFSGRVLGLALVHQYLLDAFFTRPFYKALLRLPVALSDLESLDNEFHQSLQWIRDNDIGSGVSLGLTFCVTEELLGRVVERELKPGGKNIPVTEKNKREYLERMVKWRLERGVQEQTESLVRGFYEVVDPRLVSVFDARELELVIAGTAEIDLNDWRINTEYRSGYHDGHQVIVWFWHVIEKFSNEQRLRLLQFVTGTSSIPYEGFAALRGSTGPRRFCIEKWGKPNALPRAHTCFNRLDLPPYPTPDILYEKLLLAVEETNTFGIE; encoded by the exons ATGGGCGTTATTACCAAGACGATATCGATTGTGTTCTCCAT CCTGTTCGAGAACGAGATTATGAGCTACATCCCGGTGGAGGCTCGCAGTACCCAGGGTTCACCCAATCTCAACAACACGTCGCGCGTGCCCCAGCGCGCTCCACCCCCCTTCCGGCGCGACTTTGAGGCCAAGCTGCGCACCTTCTACCGCAAACTGGAGTCCAAGGGCTTTGGCCAGGGACCGCACAAACTGAA ACTCCACATCCGCCGGTCGCACCTCCTGGAGGACGCCTTCCGGCGCATCATGTCCGCCAACAAGAAGGATCTGCAGCGGGGGCGCCTCGCCGTTCTGTGGGACACCGAGGAGGGCCTCGACTACGGTGGACCCTCGCGAGAGTTCTTCTTCCTGCTGTCGCGCGAGCTGTTCAACCCGTACTACGGCCTGTTTGAGTACTCGGCGAACGATACCTACACGGTGCAGGTTTCGCCACTTTCGGCCTTTGTGGACAACAGTCACGATTG GTTCCGATTTAGTGGTCGAGTGCTTGGGTTAGCGCTGGTGCACCAGTATCTGCTGGATGCGTTCTTCACAAGGCCGTTCTATAAGGCGCTGCTGCGACTTCCGGTGGCTTTAAGCGATCTGGAATCGTTGGACAACGAGTTCCACCAGTCGCTGCAGTGGATACGGGACAACGACATTGGTTCCGGGGTGTCACTCGGACTGACGTTCTGCGTGACGGAGGAGTTGCTGGGGAGGGTCGTCGAGCGGGAGTTGAAACCTGGCGGAAAGAACATTCCGGTGACAGAGAAGAACAAGCGTGAGTACTTGGAGCGCATGGTCAAGTGGCGGCTGGAGCGGGGCGTCCAAGAGCAGACGGAATCGCTGGTGCGTGGCTTCTATGAAGTCGTTGATCCGCGGTTGGTGTCCGTGTTTGACGCTCGCGAGCTGGAGCTGGTCATCGCCGGCACGGCGGAAATTGATCTCAACGATTGGCGGATAAACACCGAGTACCGAAGCGGCTATCACGACGGCCACCAGGTCATCGTCTGGTTCTGGCACGTGATTGAAAAGTTCTCCAACGAGCAGCGGTTACGATTGCTCCAGTTCGTAACGGGAACCTCTAGCATCCCCTACGAAGGATTCGCCGCGCTGCGAGGTTCGACCGGTCCCCGGCGGTTCTGCATCGAAAAGTGGGGCAAACCGAACGCCCTGCCGCGCGCCCACACCTGCTTCAACCGGCTGGACCTGCCGCCGTATCCAACGCCGGACATTCTGTACGAAAAGCTGCTGCTCGCCGTCGAGGAAACCAACACGTTCGGAATTGAGTAG
- the LOC120429063 gene encoding E3 ubiquitin-protein ligase HECW2 isoform X3, which translates to MDDDSMYEIIKSLFENEIMSYIPVEARSTQGSPNLNNTSRVPQRAPPPFRRDFEAKLRTFYRKLESKGFGQGPHKLKLHIRRSHLLEDAFRRIMSANKKDLQRGRLAVLWDTEEGLDYGGPSREFFFLLSRELFNPYYGLFEYSANDTYTVQVSPLSAFVDNSHDWFRFSGRVLGLALVHQYLLDAFFTRPFYKALLRLPVALSDLESLDNEFHQSLQWIRDNDIGSGVSLGLTFCVTEELLGRVVERELKPGGKNIPVTEKNKREYLERMVKWRLERGVQEQTESLVRGFYEVVDPRLVSVFDARELELVIAGTAEIDLNDWRINTEYRSGYHDGHQVIVWFWHVIEKFSNEQRLRLLQFVTGTSSIPYEGFAALRGSTGPRRFCIEKWGKPNALPRAHTCFNRLDLPPYPTPDILYEKLLLAVEETNTFGIE; encoded by the exons ATGGATGACGATTCAATGTATGAGATTATTAAAAG CCTGTTCGAGAACGAGATTATGAGCTACATCCCGGTGGAGGCTCGCAGTACCCAGGGTTCACCCAATCTCAACAACACGTCGCGCGTGCCCCAGCGCGCTCCACCCCCCTTCCGGCGCGACTTTGAGGCCAAGCTGCGCACCTTCTACCGCAAACTGGAGTCCAAGGGCTTTGGCCAGGGACCGCACAAACTGAA ACTCCACATCCGCCGGTCGCACCTCCTGGAGGACGCCTTCCGGCGCATCATGTCCGCCAACAAGAAGGATCTGCAGCGGGGGCGCCTCGCCGTTCTGTGGGACACCGAGGAGGGCCTCGACTACGGTGGACCCTCGCGAGAGTTCTTCTTCCTGCTGTCGCGCGAGCTGTTCAACCCGTACTACGGCCTGTTTGAGTACTCGGCGAACGATACCTACACGGTGCAGGTTTCGCCACTTTCGGCCTTTGTGGACAACAGTCACGATTG GTTCCGATTTAGTGGTCGAGTGCTTGGGTTAGCGCTGGTGCACCAGTATCTGCTGGATGCGTTCTTCACAAGGCCGTTCTATAAGGCGCTGCTGCGACTTCCGGTGGCTTTAAGCGATCTGGAATCGTTGGACAACGAGTTCCACCAGTCGCTGCAGTGGATACGGGACAACGACATTGGTTCCGGGGTGTCACTCGGACTGACGTTCTGCGTGACGGAGGAGTTGCTGGGGAGGGTCGTCGAGCGGGAGTTGAAACCTGGCGGAAAGAACATTCCGGTGACAGAGAAGAACAAGCGTGAGTACTTGGAGCGCATGGTCAAGTGGCGGCTGGAGCGGGGCGTCCAAGAGCAGACGGAATCGCTGGTGCGTGGCTTCTATGAAGTCGTTGATCCGCGGTTGGTGTCCGTGTTTGACGCTCGCGAGCTGGAGCTGGTCATCGCCGGCACGGCGGAAATTGATCTCAACGATTGGCGGATAAACACCGAGTACCGAAGCGGCTATCACGACGGCCACCAGGTCATCGTCTGGTTCTGGCACGTGATTGAAAAGTTCTCCAACGAGCAGCGGTTACGATTGCTCCAGTTCGTAACGGGAACCTCTAGCATCCCCTACGAAGGATTCGCCGCGCTGCGAGGTTCGACCGGTCCCCGGCGGTTCTGCATCGAAAAGTGGGGCAAACCGAACGCCCTGCCGCGCGCCCACACCTGCTTCAACCGGCTGGACCTGCCGCCGTATCCAACGCCGGACATTCTGTACGAAAAGCTGCTGCTCGCCGTCGAGGAAACCAACACGTTCGGAATTGAGTAG